From the Lactuca sativa cultivar Salinas chromosome 9, Lsat_Salinas_v11, whole genome shotgun sequence genome, the window aTTGCCTTGTGAAAATCGGTCCAATGCTTTAAGAAACCCTAGAAGGCCGATTTCATCCTCTCTCCCACTTCATCCTTTGCatagagtgtttgtgactccattagaggtgcaaaagTTGGGGCATTACGCTtttagaagtcaagatcaagagggattaaacttgttattgctacataacaagagagGTAAACATTCTAACCCTTATCATATGTGATTTTCGATAtatgtatgctagtcatagggttattgctttggtatttatagttatatgttcattatagaaaacctagatccaaaacaattagggttgcatgtacaccatatgaatgatgttatgctcaaaacccaacagtggtattagagcctatgtcgtttttctattgaatagatgcaaaagtgaactGCCAAAGATCAAGAaatcgaaaaacttgctgtctgactggctgactcgccgagtccatgtatggacttaacgagttccatagtggactcgacgagttgagcgaCCAAAGGGGGTGAAATAAACCCAATACCGGTTGAAAAAGACCCCATACTCTAACTCCCAAAGAAATCTCTATATCTTCCCAAAAAGGAACCATATTCTTGTTCCTAAATTAAACTCTACCTGTAGTTTCCGAAGGAATCATACTCTTGTTCTGATGGAACCTCTATCTCTACAAAAGAATTGTGGCCTATTGTTTAAGAAGGCAATACGATTTCATATGTATCAACATTTTTTTTATCGTATTTAATATGAGAATATTTTTGTTGATTTCATATCTAAATACAATTGTGTTTGTAACTAAATAATACACtaacatgtataaataatgtATGTTGGTTGCTTTTCTTTTTGCAAATCATCTTTGCTAAACATCCATGAAAAATTCTCTCACCAAGTAAACACATATATAGTTAATAATATGTATCATGTAATAATTTTATTTTCACTAAAGAGTGAACGCCGAATGATAAAATATGGTAAGGGGCATCTAAATTACTTTCACATTTAATCGGTGTATTTACTCTATATCCATAGTGTGCCAATCTCTTATCACATTTAAGGCATTCATTATAAACACTTTctttatttgtatttttatttttgtcaATATGTTATTCCTTTATCAAGATATTATTATACAAGTTAATAGAATCATAACATGACCTTAAGACTTCTGTTAAAAACGCTTAAAACAATAAGTCTATAATTTTCGGTTACAAACATGTTTTTGACCATAGTGACTTATGAGTTAATTATCTCGTAGACGACTAACTTGTTAATGACATATAAATATTCGTTGTAAAGCTAACTTAAATACCTACATAACCTATgttttttcttcaaaatccatCTAGTATAGCTCAAGTTATGCTTAATTGAATCAAACATAGAAACACACCATGGCTACCATTTTACTCAAAATTCTCATTACAACTTGATCCCAATCTTTCCATCCATCTTGGTTTTGTAGCCATTGATTTATATATAATTGGACGGATCCTATCTAAACAGACGCTATCCGTGTGGTAGGTACATCAACCAATCAGATATCACCGTTTGGACATGACCTCAATAACGTCATATTATTTAAATCTCCGACATCTTCCTCATCCTTCCATACCTGCAATTTTCGATAAAcgatcaaaaccctaaccctagtcaaTGGCAACCGAAGAACCAATTGTAGCGACGGAGCCCACCGAGGTGGAGCCAGAGGTAGCCGATGCTGCTACGGAGGAGAATCCCCCGGTTGTAGCAGATGCGAAGGAAACAAAAGCTAAGAAAGCTAAGAAACCATCAGCTTCGAGAAAGCCAAGGAAGCCCTCTCAGCATCCTACTTACTTCGAGGTATTTTGGATTACGTTTGTTTGATTTTCTGAAATGTGCTATTCGATTCCACTTAACTTATCTGATTTTGTTGTTTGATTGACTGTGCAGATGATTAAGGAAGCCATTGTTACGTTGAAGGAGAGGAGTGGTTCGAGTACGATTGCGATTGCGAAGTTCATTGAACAGAAGCATAAGAATCTTCCCGCGACTTTTAAGAAAACATTGACTGTTCAGCTGAAGAAGTTTGTTGCCAGCGGCAAACTTGTTAAGGTAAAGGCCTCTTACAAGCTACCTTCGTCAAAAGCTTCCACGGGTTCTGCTCCGGCGAAAAAGAAGGCGGCAGGAAAACCAGCAGCGAAGAAAGCGCCGGCTAAGAAAAAGCCAGCTGCTGCTTCGAAGTCTAAAGCTCCTGCTAAGCCCAAAGGAAAAGGGAAAGCTAAGCCTGCTGCCAAGGCTAAGCCGGCTGCCAAGGCGAAACCGGCCGCCAAAGCTAAGCCCGCTCCCAAGGCTAAGGCCGCTGCTCCAGCGAAGACAAAGTCAGCTGCGAAGCCTAAGGCTGCAACAAAGCCGGCAGCTAAGGTTGCGAAGACATCGACTAGAACGACACCGGGAAAGAAAGCAGCAGCTCCCAAGCCGGCGGCGAAGAAAGCTCCTGTGAAGAAGGCGCCTGCTAAGAAGGCAGCAGCAACGAAGAAAGCTGGGGCGACCACAAGGAAAACAAAGAAGTGAGTGATAGTGATGGATCTCAATAATTGAATCTGTTGTTCGTAGGGATTTAGCTGTAAAGTTTTTGAATGTTGGAGGTTTGGGTGTATTTAGATTCATTGTCATACCCAGTGAAATTTTACAGAGTTTGGATGTTAATGTCGATTTCTCAGTTGAATTGGTCACTAGCAATTTAATCATCACAGTATTTTCTCTCTTGTTGATGGTTGAAAGATTGGTTGTTGTTTTTGTTCAGATGGAATGGTAATTCTATAATTCAGATTATTCAAAGTTTATATATGATCGATTATTGCAAATTGCTATGGTTGTCTGGTTTCTATTTTATATGGATGGAGATTGTCATATCTTTTACCGTTTTGTGCGACGGAGGTCTTAGTGGTGTAGGCGGCGCGTGTTGGAAACCGACGTGGCTGTATAAATAGAAGATCGTGTGTTATGACAGGTATTTGAAGAAAGCGACAAATGTGAGGTCAGGTAAAGGTATCTTTACGCGCGTGTGCGGCACTGCCACTTTAAATGCACATATATCATTTAATTAAAGTTTGTTATGGTGATTGGTGAATGTGAGTGGTAACACGTATGTCATGCATAGAAGTTGTTGGGGATTTGAAAATTTTAGTTCCCGCTCGATGACTGtttttatatgtattattattattattattattattattattattttttttcgtgTTTGTTCTCCCGTGAATTCCTTGACATATTTGAAGGTGAGATTATTATTCCAATAACTTTGTTATTATTATGTTTCCTGTTACATTGAATATAAATTATTAGTTATACTGTAGATACTTATCCTCTATTTATTTTTGTATTGCAACTTAAATCTAGTTGTTGTTTAGTTTCCTGAAATATCATCACACATCTTTAATTCAACAGTTTGAGATGAAATTGAAtttttaaatgaatttttttcCCACCAATCGAATAAAATAAATTCTTTCAGAattttgatgaaattaattgatTAATTCAAATTTTTGATGAAAATATAAGATTACCATATTAACCTCTACCATCATCAAGACCAACCCACCAAGACCATCATCACcatcgccgccaccaccaccaccacggcCACTACCGCACCACCATTCACCACCACCGTcatcaccaccgctaccaccgcCACTAACACCACCATCACCTGTTGCCATTGTCACTGCTACCCGCAACCATTGCCATCACTAGCCACCattgccgccaccaccaccaccaatacCGCCTCCGCCACCATCACTGCCACCTGTTACAACCACCCACAACCATCACCAACCACCATATATAACGTATAAAACAATGTAAAGTTAAGAAAAAGTAAGGAAAAATATGTGATTTTAATTTTTACATCATCCGGTTCCATTTCATTCCAACCAAAGAAATATTGAATTGGATTCCAATTTCATTTACTGTCTACCAAACTATTAGACAGTTAATATTAGTATAGGGTTTAGATTGTCACATGCTTATTATATAT encodes:
- the LOC111881232 gene encoding histone H1 — protein: MATEEPIVATEPTEVEPEVADAATEENPPVVADAKETKAKKAKKPSASRKPRKPSQHPTYFEMIKEAIVTLKERSGSSTIAIAKFIEQKHKNLPATFKKTLTVQLKKFVASGKLVKVKASYKLPSSKASTGSAPAKKKAAGKPAAKKAPAKKKPAAASKSKAPAKPKGKGKAKPAAKAKPAAKAKPAAKAKPAPKAKAAAPAKTKSAAKPKAATKPAAKVAKTSTRTTPGKKAAAPKPAAKKAPVKKAPAKKAAATKKAGATTRKTKK